In Herbaspirillum seropedicae, a single window of DNA contains:
- a CDS encoding methyl-accepting chemotaxis protein: protein MKSLKAQLLSALVVMWAGLLLLAAWSAFSARENMIDERKDGLRRVVEAANGVVKSYVADVAAGRVSKEEAQKNALERIAAMRYDGDNYLFIFDSRPVVLMLPSNKAMVGKNVADRKDSEGKAYYVEMMKVGQEKQHGFVQYMGRLPGTDDSNRTPKMSYVVHNQDWDWFIVTGVFLSDVQAQFRADLFRLLGILLVVGVVVSVMMLAIIRRITGSLGGEPAYAVDIATRIANGDLTVQVQTRPGDTRSLLYAMATMRERLAGVIKGIRQGTDAIDIGAREIAAGNLDLSSRTEEQAGSLATTASNMDGLTATVKQNADNARQAGQLAHSASDIATRGGEVVGQVVQTMEGITGSSRKIADIIGVIDGIAFQTNILALNAAVEAARAGEQGRGFAVVASEVRSLAQRSAQAAKEIKALIEDSVQRVGSGSDQVARAGQTMGEVVAAVRSLTDIVGEISAASEEQRNGIEQVNLAIGEMDQVTQQNAALVEQAAAAAGSLEEQARRLKAAVSTFRVDGEENLSAPVASSLATATATATPTAVRKAPAAAAIPVASAKPLAGKPLTKPAGGAAPLPAPAKAAPAAAKPASAAKALPAGDDGDWETF from the coding sequence ATGAAAAGCCTCAAGGCACAGCTGCTGTCGGCGCTGGTGGTGATGTGGGCGGGCTTGTTGCTGCTGGCCGCCTGGTCGGCCTTCAGCGCCCGTGAAAACATGATCGATGAACGCAAGGACGGCTTGCGGCGCGTGGTCGAAGCCGCCAATGGGGTGGTCAAGAGCTATGTGGCCGATGTCGCTGCCGGCCGTGTTTCCAAGGAAGAGGCCCAGAAGAACGCGCTGGAGCGCATTGCCGCCATGCGCTACGACGGCGACAACTACCTGTTCATCTTCGATTCCCGCCCGGTGGTACTGATGCTGCCGTCCAACAAGGCCATGGTGGGCAAGAACGTGGCTGACCGCAAGGACTCGGAAGGCAAGGCCTACTACGTCGAGATGATGAAGGTGGGCCAGGAGAAGCAGCATGGCTTCGTCCAGTACATGGGACGCCTGCCGGGTACCGATGACAGCAACCGCACGCCCAAGATGAGCTATGTGGTGCATAACCAGGACTGGGACTGGTTCATCGTCACCGGCGTCTTCCTCAGCGACGTGCAGGCGCAGTTCCGTGCTGACCTGTTCCGCCTCCTGGGGATCCTGCTGGTGGTGGGGGTGGTGGTGTCGGTGATGATGCTGGCCATCATCCGCCGCATCACCGGCAGCCTGGGCGGCGAGCCGGCCTATGCGGTCGATATCGCCACCCGCATTGCCAATGGCGACCTGACCGTGCAGGTGCAGACGCGCCCCGGGGATACCCGCAGCCTGCTCTACGCGATGGCCACCATGCGCGAACGTCTGGCCGGGGTCATCAAGGGCATCCGCCAGGGTACCGACGCCATCGACATCGGCGCTCGCGAGATCGCCGCCGGCAACCTCGACCTGTCCAGTCGCACCGAAGAACAGGCAGGCTCGCTGGCGACAACCGCCTCGAACATGGATGGACTGACCGCCACCGTCAAGCAGAACGCCGACAACGCCCGCCAGGCTGGCCAGTTGGCCCATAGCGCCTCCGACATCGCGACCCGTGGGGGTGAGGTGGTGGGGCAGGTGGTGCAGACCATGGAGGGCATCACCGGCAGCTCGCGCAAGATCGCCGACATCATCGGCGTCATTGACGGCATTGCCTTCCAGACCAACATCCTGGCCCTCAATGCCGCGGTGGAAGCGGCCCGGGCGGGCGAGCAGGGGCGCGGTTTCGCCGTGGTGGCGTCGGAAGTGCGTTCGCTGGCCCAGCGCAGCGCCCAGGCGGCCAAGGAAATCAAGGCCCTCATCGAGGATTCGGTGCAGCGCGTGGGCAGCGGTTCGGACCAGGTGGCGCGGGCTGGCCAGACCATGGGCGAGGTGGTGGCGGCGGTGCGCAGCCTCACCGATATCGTCGGGGAAATCTCGGCGGCGTCCGAAGAGCAGCGCAACGGCATCGAGCAGGTCAATCTGGCCATCGGTGAAATGGATCAGGTGACCCAGCAGAATGCGGCCCTGGTCGAGCAGGCCGCTGCGGCCGCCGGTTCGCTGGAAGAACAGGCGCGCCGCCTGAAGGCGGCAGTATCGACGTTCCGCGTCGATGGTGAAGAAAACCTCAGCGCCCCGGTGGCGTCGTCGCTGGCCACTGCCACTGCCACTGCAACTCCCACCGCCGTGCGCAAAGCGCCTGCCGCAGCCGCTATCCCCGTTGCATCGGCCAAGCCACTGGCCGGCAAGCCCTTGACCAAGCCTGCGGGCGGGGCGGCGCCCTTGCCAGCGCCCGCCAAGGCCGCGCCAGCCGCCGCCAAGCCGGCCTCTGCCGCCAAGGCCTTGCCGGCTGGCGATGACGGCGACTGGGAGACCTTCTGA
- the smc gene encoding chromosome segregation protein SMC, which yields MRLTSIKLSGFKSFVEPTHFQVPGQLVGVVGPNGCGKSNIIDAVRWVLGESKASELRGESMQDVIFNGSTHRKPAGRASVELVFDNSAGKAAGQWGQYAEIAVKRTLTRDGTSSYYINNQSVRRRDIQDIFLGTGLGPRAYAIIGQGMISRIIEARPEELRIFLEEAAGVSKYKERRRETENRLHDTTENLTRLEDILRELNTNLEKLEAQAAVAKKFHELQNDQEEKQKLLWLLRKNEAKAEQERFFKEIERAQIDLEEQTAKLRHVETELEHMRQAHYAAGDRLHQAQGHLYQTNSEIGSLEAQIKFVIESRNRLQAQLNSLGAQRDQWQRQGTQQQEELAEAEIQLEEFGMRVEQAQHAVQDTSDRLPSLEAAWRESQVKTTESRGKIMQVQQQIELQSTHQRNASNILSGLAARRERLMQEKNGMAMPDEVHLSNLRMQLEEKQASLEEASMYLEEAQEQLPRLEEERRTAQELVSKETSANAQLEARLTALKQLQESVQAQGKVQPWLEKHGLAELPRLWQKLHIESGWETALEAVLRERMSALEMSNLDWAKAFFSDAPPAKLALYAPNAGLAQPEAQPVAGLKPFVTLLQLNDPGLRALMNDWLNHIYIADDTATAFAERAKLPLGGLFVTRQGHVVSNSSVRFYASDSEQDGMLARQQEIENITKQQRAQAMLAEEAKGRAVRAEAALLAASQRLQELRQRVNSLTQSAHSLQIEVMKLAEVQERFNQRSTQIATDLEEISMQEAEQQQVQAESEARFEELDIELAELQEQHENGQTDYLNKEQQLNDARTRLRELERAAQETEFAEKSHRNKIEELKRGIATALEQAAQLFASMQQGSLELESLDDQAAQAGLQELLDRRSEQERALADARHELDQLSQQLRSHEESRMQAERSLQPQRDRITELQLKEQAARLNQEQFSEALAQTQADEAALSEKLTSDMRPSYLQGEVTRLTNAIAALGAVNLAALDELATASERKHFLDAQHADLNEAITTLQDAIHKIDMETRDLLQDTFDKVNRHFSELFPVLFGGGQAKLIMTGDEILDSGVQVMAQPPGKKNATIHLLSGGEKALTATALVFSMFQLNPAPFCLLDEVDAPLDDANTERFANMVKRMSDHTQFLFISHNKIAMEMAQQLIGVTMQEQGVSRIVAVDMESAANFSSAEQAA from the coding sequence GTGCGTCTAACTTCCATCAAATTATCTGGATTCAAGTCCTTCGTCGAGCCTACGCATTTCCAGGTTCCGGGGCAGCTGGTAGGCGTGGTCGGACCGAACGGCTGCGGCAAATCCAACATCATCGACGCCGTGCGCTGGGTCCTGGGCGAATCCAAGGCTTCCGAGCTGCGCGGCGAGTCGATGCAGGACGTCATCTTCAACGGCTCCACCCACCGCAAGCCGGCCGGGCGCGCCTCGGTCGAGCTGGTGTTCGACAACTCTGCCGGCAAGGCCGCCGGCCAGTGGGGCCAGTACGCTGAAATCGCCGTCAAGCGCACGCTGACCCGCGACGGTACGTCCTCCTACTACATCAACAACCAGTCGGTGCGCCGACGCGACATCCAGGACATCTTCCTCGGTACCGGCCTGGGCCCGCGCGCCTACGCCATCATCGGCCAGGGCATGATCTCGCGCATCATCGAGGCGCGTCCTGAAGAGCTGCGCATCTTCCTGGAAGAAGCCGCTGGTGTGTCGAAGTACAAGGAACGCCGTCGCGAGACCGAGAATCGCCTGCACGACACCACCGAAAACCTGACGCGCCTGGAAGACATCTTGCGCGAACTGAACACCAACCTGGAAAAGCTGGAAGCGCAAGCCGCCGTGGCCAAGAAATTCCACGAGCTGCAGAACGATCAAGAAGAAAAGCAGAAGCTGCTCTGGCTGTTGCGCAAGAACGAAGCCAAGGCGGAGCAGGAACGCTTCTTCAAGGAAATCGAACGCGCCCAGATCGACCTGGAAGAGCAGACCGCCAAGCTGCGCCACGTCGAGACCGAGCTGGAGCACATGCGCCAGGCGCACTACGCCGCAGGCGACCGCCTGCACCAGGCGCAGGGTCACCTGTACCAGACCAATTCCGAGATCGGCAGCCTGGAAGCGCAGATCAAGTTCGTCATCGAATCGCGCAATCGCCTGCAAGCCCAGTTGAACTCCCTGGGCGCGCAGCGCGACCAGTGGCAGCGCCAGGGCACCCAGCAGCAGGAAGAACTGGCCGAGGCCGAGATCCAGCTGGAAGAATTCGGCATGCGCGTGGAGCAGGCCCAGCACGCCGTGCAGGACACCAGCGACCGCCTGCCTTCGCTGGAAGCAGCCTGGCGCGAGTCGCAGGTCAAGACCACCGAATCACGCGGCAAGATCATGCAGGTGCAGCAGCAGATCGAACTGCAATCGACGCACCAGCGCAATGCCTCCAACATCCTCTCCGGCCTGGCCGCACGGCGCGAACGCCTGATGCAGGAAAAGAACGGCATGGCCATGCCCGACGAGGTCCACCTGTCCAACCTGCGCATGCAGCTGGAAGAAAAGCAGGCCTCGCTGGAAGAGGCCAGCATGTACCTGGAAGAGGCGCAGGAGCAGTTGCCGCGCCTGGAAGAAGAGCGCCGCACTGCCCAGGAACTGGTCAGCAAGGAAACCTCGGCCAACGCCCAGCTGGAAGCGCGCCTGACGGCCCTGAAGCAATTGCAGGAAAGCGTGCAGGCCCAGGGCAAGGTGCAACCCTGGCTGGAAAAGCACGGCCTGGCCGAGCTGCCGCGCCTATGGCAGAAGCTGCACATCGAATCCGGCTGGGAAACCGCGCTGGAAGCGGTGCTGCGCGAGCGCATGTCGGCCCTGGAAATGTCCAACCTGGACTGGGCCAAGGCCTTCTTCAGCGATGCGCCGCCGGCCAAGCTGGCGCTGTACGCACCCAATGCCGGGCTGGCCCAGCCGGAAGCCCAGCCGGTGGCGGGCCTGAAGCCCTTCGTGACGCTGCTGCAACTGAACGATCCGGGCCTGCGCGCCCTGATGAACGACTGGCTCAACCACATCTACATCGCCGACGACACCGCCACCGCCTTTGCCGAGCGCGCCAAGCTGCCGCTGGGTGGCCTGTTCGTGACCCGCCAGGGTCATGTGGTGAGCAATTCCAGCGTGCGTTTCTATGCCTCCGATTCGGAGCAGGACGGCATGTTGGCGCGCCAGCAGGAAATCGAGAACATCACCAAGCAGCAACGTGCGCAAGCGATGCTGGCCGAAGAAGCCAAGGGCCGCGCCGTGCGCGCCGAGGCGGCCCTGTTGGCGGCCTCGCAGCGCCTGCAGGAACTGCGCCAGCGCGTCAACTCGCTGACCCAGTCGGCGCACAGCTTGCAGATCGAGGTGATGAAGCTGGCCGAGGTGCAGGAACGCTTCAACCAGCGCAGCACCCAGATCGCTACCGACCTGGAAGAAATCTCCATGCAGGAAGCCGAGCAGCAGCAGGTGCAGGCCGAATCCGAGGCCCGCTTCGAAGAGTTGGACATCGAACTGGCCGAGCTGCAGGAGCAGCACGAGAACGGCCAGACCGATTACCTCAACAAGGAACAGCAGCTCAACGACGCCCGCACCCGCCTGCGCGAGCTGGAACGCGCCGCCCAGGAAACCGAGTTCGCCGAAAAGTCGCATCGCAACAAGATCGAGGAATTGAAGCGCGGTATCGCTACCGCGCTGGAACAGGCCGCGCAACTGTTCGCCAGCATGCAGCAGGGCTCGCTGGAACTGGAAAGCCTGGACGACCAGGCTGCCCAGGCCGGCCTGCAGGAATTGCTGGACCGCCGCAGCGAGCAGGAACGCGCGCTGGCCGACGCCCGCCACGAACTGGACCAGCTGTCGCAGCAATTGCGCTCCCATGAAGAATCGCGCATGCAGGCAGAACGCAGCCTGCAGCCCCAGCGTGACCGCATCACCGAACTGCAGCTGAAGGAACAGGCCGCACGCCTGAACCAGGAGCAGTTCTCCGAAGCGCTGGCGCAGACCCAGGCCGACGAGGCCGCGCTGTCCGAAAAGCTGACCAGCGACATGCGCCCGTCCTACCTGCAAGGCGAAGTGACCCGCCTGACCAACGCCATTGCGGCGCTGGGGGCGGTCAACCTGGCTGCGCTGGACGAACTGGCCACCGCCTCCGAGCGCAAGCACTTCCTCGATGCCCAGCACGCCGACCTGAACGAAGCCATCACCACGCTGCAGGATGCGATCCACAAGATCGACATGGAAACCCGCGACCTGCTGCAGGACACCTTCGACAAGGTCAATCGCCACTTCTCGGAACTGTTCCCGGTGCTCTTCGGCGGCGGCCAGGCCAAGCTCATCATGACCGGCGACGAGATCCTGGACTCCGGCGTGCAGGTGATGGCGCAGCCGCCGGGCAAGAAGAACGCCACCATCCACCTGCTTTCCGGTGGCGAAAAGGCGCTGACCGCCACCGCGCTGGTGTTCTCCATGTTCCAGCTCAATCCCGCGCCGTTCTGCTTGCTCGACGAGGTGGACGCGCCGCTGGACGATGCCAACACCGAACGCTTCGCCAACATGGTCAAGCGCATGTCGGACCATACCCAGTTCCTCTTCATCTCGCACAACAAGATCGCCATGGAAATGGCGCAGCAACTGATCGGGGTGACCATGCAGGAGCAGGGCGTGTCGCGTATCGTTGCCGTGGACATGGAATCGGCGGCCAACTTCTCCAGCGCGGAGCAGGCAGCCTGA
- a CDS encoding cell division protein ZipA C-terminal FtsZ-binding domain-containing protein, which translates to MMMDLQTSLIILGGVFVAGVISYNKWQEHKARKTVERAFSSSHDDVLMSPDEDAPLVEPTLAPAAAPVAEPRVEPAEAAVTGERAEPSFYDAPERKPVSAPVKAYLDQAEFEPREPFLGDAPMAAPTQPGDAALTDEVLAQAPQSTVAQVIAGAQDPVETAPAFAPPPEMQARLAPKRELPVDELIDCNIPIALDNPLRGDKLLPLLQNLRHVGNKPVHFIGRTLEGQWEAIAHGGVYNALLAGAQLANRSNALNEIEYSELVMRLRDLTDSLSGEPELPDMPDVIRTAQALHQFIADHDAQLSVNVRSQGAPWSLATLLAALTRQGFDRRTEGYLVMQDGEGEVLFALSTNATPTDETTDRLTLLLDVPRVSPARDGYGALVACARSLAQRLGGVIVDDSDQPLSDEALSDIAEQVAAFYSAMESAEIPAGSTRALRLFS; encoded by the coding sequence ATGATGATGGATCTCCAGACCAGCCTGATCATTCTCGGCGGCGTCTTCGTCGCCGGTGTCATTTCCTACAACAAGTGGCAGGAACACAAGGCGCGCAAGACGGTAGAGCGCGCCTTTTCGTCGTCCCACGATGACGTGCTGATGTCGCCCGACGAGGATGCCCCCCTGGTCGAGCCCACGCTGGCGCCAGCTGCCGCCCCGGTGGCCGAACCTCGTGTCGAGCCGGCCGAAGCCGCGGTGACCGGCGAGCGCGCCGAGCCCTCGTTCTATGATGCGCCGGAACGCAAGCCGGTGTCGGCTCCCGTGAAGGCCTACCTTGATCAGGCTGAGTTTGAGCCGCGCGAACCCTTCCTCGGTGATGCACCGATGGCGGCCCCGACCCAGCCAGGCGATGCTGCCCTGACAGACGAGGTCCTGGCGCAAGCGCCGCAATCGACCGTGGCCCAGGTCATCGCCGGTGCGCAAGATCCGGTCGAGACTGCGCCGGCCTTTGCGCCCCCGCCTGAAATGCAGGCGCGCCTGGCCCCCAAGCGCGAGCTGCCGGTCGATGAACTGATCGACTGCAATATCCCCATCGCCCTGGACAACCCGCTGCGCGGCGACAAGCTGCTGCCGCTGCTGCAGAACCTGCGCCACGTTGGCAACAAGCCGGTGCATTTCATCGGCCGCACCCTCGAGGGCCAGTGGGAAGCCATCGCCCATGGCGGCGTCTACAACGCCTTGCTGGCCGGGGCGCAACTGGCCAACCGCAGCAATGCCCTCAACGAGATCGAGTATTCCGAGCTGGTCATGCGTCTGCGCGACCTGACCGATTCGCTCTCGGGCGAGCCAGAACTGCCGGACATGCCCGACGTCATCCGCACCGCCCAGGCGCTGCACCAGTTCATTGCCGACCACGATGCGCAACTGTCGGTGAACGTGCGCTCGCAAGGCGCGCCGTGGAGCCTGGCCACCCTGTTGGCCGCATTGACCCGGCAAGGCTTCGACCGCCGCACCGAGGGCTACCTGGTGATGCAGGATGGCGAAGGCGAGGTGCTCTTTGCGCTCTCTACCAACGCCACCCCCACCGACGAGACCACCGACCGCCTGACCCTGCTGCTGGACGTGCCGCGCGTGTCGCCGGCCCGCGATGGCTATGGCGCACTGGTGGCCTGCGCCCGCTCCCTGGCCCAGCGCCTGGGCGGGGTGATCGTCGACGACAGCGACCAGCCGCTCTCCGATGAGGCCTTGTCCGATATCGCCGAGCAGGTCGCGGCCTTCTACAGCGCCATGGAATCGGCCGAGATTCCGGCCGGTTCCACGCGCGCCCTGCGCCTGTTCAGCTAA
- the ligA gene encoding NAD-dependent DNA ligase LigA, with protein MPADLFSAGRPPQGAPDWLVRAFALRADLNRHNYSYYVLDQPSIPDAEYDRLFQELQALETAHPELLTPDSPTQRVGAGPLPQFEPVRHDIPMLSLGNGFSDDDIEAFDKRVRDGLETLQEVRYATELKFDGLAISLRYENGVLVQAATRGDGTTGENVTANIRTVRAIPLRLHGEAIPQLLDVRGEVLMYKDDFARLNQRQRDAGQKEFANPRNAAAGSLRQLDSRITAQRTLRFFAYGIGVLEGADMPSSHSALLDWYQQLGLPVCKERAVVTGATGLLEFFRGIGAKRESLPYEIDGVVYKVDRLDQQKQLGFVSRAPRFALAHKFPAQEALTVVQDIEVQVGRTGAITPVARLNPVFVGGVTVTNATLHNEDEVRRKDIQIGDTVIVRRAGDVIPEVVAYVPEKRPADARAFVMPAACPVCGSPIVRAEDEAVARCSGGWLKCSAQRKGGLQHFASRRAMDIEGLGEQLVEQLVDRKVVNTPADLYRLGLSALAELDRMAEKSAQNVLDALQKSKSTTLARFIYALGIRHVGEATAKELARHFGGLDKILAASEAQLLEVADVGPVVATSIRSFFDDALNVELVEQLRAVGVHWPESAGVEAAAKHLAGKTFVLTGTLPNLSRDEASQLIEAAGGKVTGSVSKKTTYVVAGAEAGSKLAKAEELGIAILDEDGLKALCAEPVAD; from the coding sequence ATGCCAGCAGACTTGTTTTCCGCCGGACGGCCCCCGCAAGGGGCGCCGGACTGGCTGGTGCGCGCCTTCGCGCTGCGCGCCGACCTGAATCGCCACAACTACAGCTACTACGTGCTGGACCAGCCCAGCATTCCGGATGCCGAATACGACCGGCTGTTCCAGGAATTGCAGGCGCTGGAAACCGCTCATCCCGAGCTGCTCACCCCGGACTCGCCGACCCAGCGCGTGGGCGCCGGCCCTTTGCCGCAGTTCGAGCCGGTCCGGCACGACATTCCCATGCTCTCGCTGGGCAATGGTTTCTCTGACGACGATATCGAAGCCTTCGACAAGCGCGTGCGCGATGGCCTGGAAACCCTGCAGGAAGTGCGCTACGCCACCGAGCTGAAGTTCGACGGCCTGGCCATCAGCCTGCGCTATGAAAACGGCGTGCTGGTGCAAGCCGCCACGCGCGGCGACGGCACCACCGGTGAGAACGTCACGGCCAATATCCGCACGGTACGCGCCATCCCGCTGCGCCTGCATGGCGAGGCCATCCCGCAGCTGCTCGATGTGCGTGGCGAAGTGCTGATGTACAAGGACGATTTCGCGCGCCTGAACCAGCGCCAGCGCGACGCCGGCCAGAAGGAGTTCGCCAACCCCCGCAATGCCGCTGCCGGCAGCCTGCGCCAACTGGATTCGCGCATCACGGCGCAGCGCACGCTGCGCTTCTTTGCCTATGGCATCGGCGTGCTGGAAGGGGCCGACATGCCGTCTTCGCACTCGGCTTTGCTGGACTGGTACCAGCAACTGGGCTTGCCCGTCTGCAAGGAGCGCGCCGTGGTCACGGGCGCGACCGGCTTGCTCGAATTCTTCCGTGGCATCGGCGCCAAGCGCGAGAGCCTGCCCTACGAGATCGACGGCGTGGTCTACAAGGTGGACCGGCTGGACCAGCAAAAGCAATTGGGCTTCGTCTCGCGCGCGCCGCGCTTTGCGCTGGCGCACAAGTTCCCGGCCCAGGAAGCCCTGACCGTGGTGCAGGACATCGAGGTGCAGGTGGGCCGTACGGGTGCGATCACCCCGGTGGCGCGCTTGAATCCAGTCTTCGTGGGCGGGGTCACCGTCACCAACGCCACCTTGCACAATGAAGACGAGGTGCGCCGCAAGGACATCCAGATCGGCGATACCGTCATCGTGCGGCGCGCCGGTGACGTCATTCCCGAGGTGGTGGCCTATGTGCCGGAGAAGCGTCCGGCCGATGCCCGCGCCTTCGTCATGCCGGCGGCTTGCCCGGTCTGCGGCTCGCCCATCGTGCGCGCCGAGGATGAGGCGGTAGCGCGCTGTTCGGGCGGCTGGCTGAAGTGCTCGGCCCAACGCAAGGGCGGATTGCAGCATTTTGCTTCACGTCGGGCCATGGATATTGAAGGCCTGGGTGAACAACTGGTCGAGCAACTAGTCGACAGGAAGGTGGTCAATACACCGGCTGACCTGTATCGCCTGGGCTTGTCGGCCCTGGCCGAACTGGACCGCATGGCCGAGAAGTCGGCACAGAACGTGCTTGATGCCTTGCAGAAGTCCAAGTCCACCACGCTGGCCCGTTTCATCTATGCGCTGGGCATCCGGCACGTCGGCGAGGCGACCGCCAAGGAACTGGCGCGGCACTTTGGCGGCCTCGACAAGATCCTGGCGGCAAGTGAAGCGCAGTTGCTGGAAGTGGCGGACGTGGGCCCGGTGGTGGCCACATCGATTCGCAGCTTCTTCGACGATGCCCTCAATGTCGAGCTGGTCGAGCAGCTGCGCGCAGTGGGCGTACACTGGCCGGAAAGCGCCGGTGTGGAGGCGGCGGCCAAGCACCTGGCTGGCAAGACCTTCGTGCTCACCGGCACCTTGCCCAACCTGTCGCGCGATGAGGCGTCCCAGCTCATCGAGGCGGCCGGCGGCAAGGTCACAGGTTCGGTATCCAAGAAGACCACCTATGTGGTCGCAGGCGCCGAGGCCGGCAGCAAGCTGGCCAAGGCGGAAGAGCTGGGCATCGCCATCCTGGACGAGGATGGGCTCAAGGCCCTGTGCGCCGAGCCGGTGGCGGACTAG
- the galU gene encoding UTP--glucose-1-phosphate uridylyltransferase GalU — MIKKIKKAVFPVAGLGSRFLPATKAQPKEMLPIVDKPLIHYAVEEAVAAGITEMVFITGRNKRAIEDHFDKAYELESELEAAGKKKLLEIVQNVVPKSVNCIFIRQSVPLGLGHAVLCARPVVGEEPFAVLLADDFMDTDAGVKPVLAQMTEIYEREGMSMLAVQEVPQSDTKQYGIVSATPYQPNLERVNAIVEKPAPEEAPSTLAVVGRYVLNNRIFDYLENIGRGAGGEIQLTDGIAKLMQAESVLAYRYQGQRYDCGSKLGYLKATVAMGMKHPETGAAFSEFLKDVAGKQA; from the coding sequence ATGATCAAGAAGATCAAGAAAGCCGTTTTCCCCGTCGCCGGTCTCGGCAGCCGCTTCCTGCCGGCCACCAAGGCCCAGCCCAAGGAAATGCTGCCCATCGTTGATAAGCCGCTGATCCACTACGCGGTCGAAGAAGCGGTTGCTGCCGGCATCACCGAAATGGTGTTCATCACCGGTCGCAACAAGCGCGCCATCGAAGACCACTTCGACAAGGCCTACGAGCTGGAAAGCGAACTGGAAGCGGCGGGCAAGAAGAAGCTGCTGGAAATCGTCCAGAACGTGGTGCCCAAGAGCGTCAACTGCATCTTCATCCGCCAGTCCGTGCCGCTGGGCCTGGGCCACGCCGTGCTGTGCGCGCGTCCGGTGGTAGGTGAGGAGCCCTTTGCCGTGCTGCTGGCCGACGACTTCATGGATACCGACGCTGGCGTCAAGCCGGTGCTGGCGCAGATGACCGAGATCTACGAGCGCGAAGGCATGAGCATGCTGGCCGTGCAGGAAGTGCCGCAGAGCGATACCAAGCAATACGGCATCGTCAGCGCCACGCCTTACCAGCCCAACCTGGAGCGGGTCAACGCCATCGTCGAGAAGCCGGCGCCGGAAGAGGCCCCGTCCACGCTGGCCGTGGTGGGCCGCTATGTGCTCAACAACCGCATCTTCGACTACCTGGAAAACATCGGTCGCGGCGCTGGCGGCGAGATCCAGCTCACCGACGGTATCGCCAAGCTGATGCAGGCGGAATCGGTGCTGGCCTATCGCTACCAGGGCCAGCGTTATGACTGTGGTTCCAAGCTGGGTTATCTGAAAGCCACGGTCGCCATGGGCATGAAGCACCCCGAGACCGGCGCGGCCTTCAGCGAGTTCCTCAAGGATGTGGCCGGCAAGCAGGCCTGA
- the def gene encoding peptide deformylase, producing MAIREILKMGDPRLLRQAQPVTEFGTPELARLVDDMFQTMRAVNGAGLAAPQIGVDLQLVIFGFGQNQRYPDAPPVPETVLINPVLTPLSEQEEEGWEGCLSVPGMRGVVPRWSRLRYQGVDQNGEPIDRSVEGFHARVVQHECDHLQGILYPMRIRDFRRFGFTEVLFPELDPSQDD from the coding sequence ATGGCAATACGCGAGATTCTGAAGATGGGTGATCCGCGCCTGCTGCGCCAGGCGCAGCCGGTGACGGAGTTCGGCACGCCGGAACTGGCGCGCCTGGTCGATGACATGTTCCAGACCATGCGTGCGGTCAATGGCGCTGGCCTGGCCGCGCCGCAGATCGGCGTGGACCTGCAGCTGGTGATCTTCGGCTTCGGCCAGAACCAGCGCTACCCGGACGCGCCGCCCGTGCCGGAAACCGTGCTGATCAACCCGGTCCTTACACCCTTGTCGGAGCAGGAAGAAGAGGGCTGGGAAGGTTGCCTGTCGGTACCCGGCATGCGCGGTGTGGTGCCGCGCTGGAGCCGCCTGCGCTACCAGGGCGTTGACCAGAACGGCGAGCCCATCGATCGTAGCGTGGAGGGCTTCCATGCCCGTGTGGTCCAGCATGAGTGCGACCATCTGCAGGGCATCCTGTATCCGATGCGCATCCGTGACTTCCGCCGGTTCGGCTTTACCGAGGTGTTGTTCCCGGAGCTTGACCCCAGTCAGGACGACTGA